The following proteins are encoded in a genomic region of Protaetiibacter sp. SSC-01:
- the mmsA gene encoding multiple monosaccharide ABC transporter ATP-binding protein produces MTDNILEMRGITKTFPGVKALSNVTLQVARGEIHAICGENGAGKSTLMKVLSGVYPHGSYDGDIVFEGETVAFRGLGDSEAKGIVIIHQELALSPYLSVAENIFLNNEVKSRTGLIDWNRTNHEAKNLLTRVGLNENPTTPIRQLGVGKQQLVEIAKALSKDVKLLILDEPTAALNDEDSDHLLDLILSLKEQGITSIIISHKLNEIRKIADSVTVIRDGKTIETMPRQEISEERIIKDMVGRDLEHRYPDHTPHIGEELLRVEDWTAHHPQDPTRVVVDNVSINVRAGEIVGIAGLMGAGRTEFAMSLFGHSYGSRISGRVFLRGKEIKTRTVSEAIENGIAYATEDRKTYGLNLIEDIKRNISMASLKKLEKYGLVHDNEEYKVADDFRKSMNIKAPNVLAKTGKLSGGNQQKVVLSKWIYSDPEVLILDEPTRGIDVGAKYEIYTIINRLAAEGKGIIVISSELPELLGISDRVYALSEGRITGELPIEEATPEAVLTLMTQERPR; encoded by the coding sequence GTGACAGACAACATCCTGGAGATGCGCGGCATCACCAAGACCTTCCCGGGCGTGAAGGCCCTCTCGAACGTGACCCTCCAGGTCGCGCGCGGAGAGATCCACGCCATCTGCGGCGAGAACGGCGCCGGCAAGTCGACCCTCATGAAGGTGCTGTCGGGTGTCTACCCGCACGGCAGCTACGACGGCGACATCGTCTTCGAAGGCGAGACGGTCGCGTTCCGCGGCCTCGGCGACTCCGAGGCGAAGGGCATCGTCATCATCCACCAGGAGCTCGCCCTGAGCCCCTACCTCTCGGTGGCCGAGAACATCTTCCTCAACAACGAGGTGAAGTCGCGCACCGGTCTCATCGACTGGAACCGCACGAACCACGAGGCGAAGAACCTCCTCACGCGCGTCGGCCTCAACGAGAACCCGACCACGCCCATCCGCCAGCTCGGTGTGGGCAAGCAGCAGCTCGTCGAGATCGCCAAGGCGCTCTCCAAGGACGTCAAGCTGCTCATCCTCGACGAGCCCACCGCGGCGCTCAACGACGAGGACTCCGACCACCTGCTCGACCTGATCCTCTCTCTCAAGGAGCAGGGCATCACGTCGATCATCATCAGCCACAAGCTCAACGAGATCCGCAAGATCGCCGACTCGGTCACCGTCATCCGCGACGGCAAGACGATCGAGACGATGCCGCGTCAGGAGATCTCCGAGGAGCGCATCATCAAGGACATGGTGGGCCGCGACCTCGAGCACCGCTACCCCGACCACACGCCGCACATCGGCGAGGAGCTGCTGCGCGTCGAGGACTGGACCGCCCACCACCCGCAGGACCCGACGCGCGTCGTCGTCGACAACGTCAGCATCAACGTGCGCGCGGGCGAGATCGTCGGCATCGCGGGGCTCATGGGCGCAGGGCGCACCGAGTTCGCCATGAGCCTCTTCGGCCACTCCTACGGCTCGCGGATCTCGGGGCGCGTCTTCCTGCGCGGCAAGGAGATCAAGACCCGCACGGTGTCGGAGGCGATCGAGAACGGCATCGCCTACGCGACCGAGGACCGCAAGACCTACGGGCTCAACCTCATCGAGGACATCAAGCGGAACATCTCGATGGCCTCGCTCAAGAAGCTCGAGAAGTACGGCCTCGTGCACGACAACGAGGAGTACAAGGTCGCCGACGACTTCCGGAAGTCGATGAACATCAAGGCGCCCAACGTGCTCGCCAAGACCGGGAAGCTCTCCGGCGGCAACCAGCAGAAGGTCGTGCTGTCGAAGTGGATCTACTCGGATCCCGAGGTGCTCATCCTCGACGAGCCCACGCGCGGCATCGACGTCGGCGCGAAGTACGAGATCTACACGATCATCAACCGGCTCGCGGCCGAGGGGAAGGGCATCATCGTCATCTCCTCGGAGCTGCCCGAGCTGCTCGGCATCTCCGACCGCGTCTACGCCCTCTCCGAGGGTCGCATCACGGGCGAGCTGCCCATCGAGGAGGCCACCCCCGAGGCCGTCCTGACCCTCATGACCCAGGAACGTCCCCGCTGA